The genomic stretch ACTTCTCCTCTGCATCAGGGGGATTGCAAACACGACTGATAACGGAGGTAGGAGTGGAAGCAATAACAGAAATCACTGACTTCTCACTGAAGATCTGTTTTGTTTCTGGAGATGGTATAGACGCAGGCTGTCGCACTACAGGTTGGGCTGAAACAGGGAGTTGCCTGTTATCTTGAGGAGCACTCTTGCTGGTTACCACATCTGATGTAATGTCACTTTCCCTTAAAGGATGAGCGTGTATTTTCCCGGATGTAGCACCGATTTCCAAGACTGGGACAGTTCTAGGCTTTGTGAGGATTTTACGCAAATCACCCGAATTAGCATCTTGAGCAGGGGTGTCTGAGGGTAATTTAGATGTCTCCATCGGAGCTACAGAGGTCAGCGGTGGAGAGAGGACCCCAGCTTCTTTCGGCTGATTGAAACGCTCCGTTTGGGAAACAGAAATCCTGCTTGGGTATGAGGACAAGTTCTTGAGACAAGTTCTCGTTGGAGATAGTGACGGACATGTGTTCTTGTAAGAAGAAGGCTGGCATTTTGATGACGTTGGGCTTCTGCTAATAGCTGGAGAGGATTTTGAGATATCAATCTCAGTTTTAAGAGGCGACTCAGGTTCGTTTGATATATCTGCATTAGGATCCATTAAACTTACACGCTGCTTGGAAGAGGAAGTAATGACAACAGCTGTACTTGCTGGTGATCTTTCTGTGGCTGCAGGAAGTTCTGCAGGTACTGACTCCATTGACTTCACAGGGATATTTTCAGCTTTCAAAACTACATCTTTAATGGGTTCCTTTTTGCTTCCAGCAGCCTTTTGGCCTTTGCCCTTCTTTGAAGTTTTTGATCTGCCTTTACACCCTTTTCTGGGAGTGGTTACGGTCTCCTCCTGAACAACTGCTGTGCTAGAACAGGTTTCAGATTCTTTTGAACCGGGACCAAGAGTCTGCATATCAGGACCGGACTCTACAGAGTTCATGATTTGATCCATGTCCTCTGATTTAATGGAATCTATAGCAGCAGCAAGCTCTGTTTCACTAGATGGATTTGCAGGCTTTTCTTCTTCTGAGACATGCTCTGGCTCTTCAGCTGCCAAACGTCGTGCCTTTGTCAGGTTACTTTTAAATGGAAGAGGAGGAGCATCTTCTGTGAGCTTGGCAATATTCTCAACAGCTTGCTCAAGCTCCAACTCTTGAGCCAGTGAAGCTACATGAGGATCAATGGCTTTTTCTGCAGCAGGCAAAGTCTCCCTTTCACAATTAACATCATCCATGGCATCATTTTCAAATTTAACTTCTAGTACCTCATCCTTTGAGGACACACCAGGTGAGCTATTCTTGGGAGACTCATCCGTTCCAGGTTCTTCTTCACTAGTCTGAAGCATTGCCTTTACTTCGGTCACATCGAGACGGATTCTCAGGTTTTTAAGAATGGGAGGATTTTCTTCATTTATGAGTTTGGTACTTTCAGAAAGTTTCTCCATTTTGTCTCCTTTCTTTACGATTCCAGATGCTGATGCATTTCCTGGACTGACTCCTTTCTGTGTGGGGGGTGAGAATTTGCCTTTACCCACTTTGGGAACCCCCTCACTACTTGTTTCACTGCCATCCTTAGACTCAGTTGATTTTGACCGTTCAACTTTGCCCGCTGGTACATCCTCTGCTTGGCGTCGATTCTTAGGGGGGCGTCCCCGTCTCAAGGTTGGTGGTGCAGCAACAGCCTCTAGTTCAGAACCTACATCTCTATCTAAACCACGCTTCCGTCCACCACGTGGTGATTCAGCATCTTTTCCGGGCTGCAGACCAGTTTCATCTTCAATTGGTGTAGCATAGACAGAACGCACATTTCTACGTCTTGCCCTACCTGACTGTGAACTCTGCTCTGTACCTTGTTCCATTTCTATACCTTGCACAGGCGACTTACTTAACGACTTTGATTCAGGTGTTGTTTTGAATGCTTCTCCTCTTGGAGAAGATGAACGTTTGAGCTTCTCTTTGTCAATGCGCTCACTTTTGCGGGTGCTTTGTTTGTCTGGGGTAACAGGCAAAGTTGTAGTTACTGGTGTGGTAGGCGAGGATTTAGCCCTTTTATTTCTTGACTTTGGAGGGGATGACACAACTTCAACTGTATAATTATCAGGACATTCCTGATCGTCTGCATTAATAGATTCAGCCTCAGCTGCAACAGGTGGCTCAGGTTCTTTTTCATGTTGCTCAGAAGGGATATGTGGGAGGGGACTTGGTGATTCAGGAAACATCACTGGAGGCTCAGCCTCTGGCTGTACATTATTTTTTGGTGTTTCGTTGCTTGGGAGTTGGTCTGCAACTACTTTAGTGGTGTCATGAGCATTTTCAGAGTCATCAGCCTTCAATACCATCTCCTCTGCTGGGATCTTTAACTCTTGGCTTTCTGAAGAATTGGGTTCTGAGAGTTGCTCAAGCAAAGGCTGTAATGGATGAACTGTGGGCTGTTCATGCTCTTTATCTTTCTCCATAGAAGAATAAAGCAAATTACGGGTTACAGAATCAACAATTTCTGCTTCCACTGTTGGCAAGGATTCTTCAGCTGCTAAAACAGGGGGTGATATTTGAGGAGCTTGAACAGGACTAGTCTGAGGTACCTGAACAGGACTAACTGATTTGATCTCCGCTTGTCTAATACTATGTTCAGTAGCATTTTGCTGCTGTGGTGCTTGTTCTTCTTCTGGTGTTTTACTTACTTTGGTTGCATCTATGCTTTCATCTTGCTTGGAATCGTGATGGCTTTgttctttattcttctgttgcTGCGACCTTGTTAGTTCTAAAAAGCGGCTATGGAAAAGCACAACTGGTTCTGGGTCAGGCTGCCCTTCTGCTGGGCCTTGCTGAGAGTACAGATATCCAACACCATGTTCAGGGTCCTCGTGCTTTCGTTCTAGATGCTGAAGGCGCCTTGAATCCTGCTCAAAAATAGAACTGTGCAAAAAACGTGACGCAAACAACTCTCGTCTCTCCTGTTCTTCTGGCTTTGGATCTTCTTTCCGGTCTTCAATTTTGTCGTCAGACTcacttctaatttttttcttcttcatgtaCCATGAGGGTGTTGGTCGTGGTGTGGACTCCACCTTCTCTGTGTCCTTTCTACTACTGAAACTGGGGAAATGTTGATCATAATCAAGGAAAGACCAGTTGTCTTCCCTTGTCGAGGACAAAGACTTTGCACGCTCTAACAAAGCTTTAGTATCTGGAGTGATCGTCTGATCATCagcaaaagaacagaatttgttTCTCTCTAGAGAGGTCATCAGCTTGGACTCTGATAATCTGTTTGGACGATGTCTTTCAGAAAAGGATACTGACGTTGATGGAGCAGGAGAGTTAGGTTTATTTTCACGATCTTCTTCAGAATCAGAACGCACTTCACCAGGTTCCAAATCAGGCCAAAGTCCGTAATCCAAGTACTTACGATTGAGCCGCCTTTTTTCAGCGATTCTTGAAAAGTCTGGTAACAAGTCTTGCTTTAGTCGACTCTCCCAGGATCTTTGCTGGTCGTCTTGTAGACATGTACTAATCTTTGACATCTGTGAGGTGTGCATCCGTTTACCCCCAAGCTCCTGATCTGTTTGAGCATTGTCCTCAGGCTTCAATGGTTCTTTTACTACTCTCACAGTCATTTGATCATGAGGGTCTGCATATTCTTCCTCTCTTTGTTGGGGGGCATGCTGAAACCTTGGAGAGTTTGTGTTATTCCACTCAAGGTCTTCACTCTTTTGCCTGACTGTTCTGTAAATCCTCTCTCTCTTAGCATTCATATCCATCTCAAAAGATTCTTGTTTCTTTATCTTACTTGGAGGTGAATTATCAGTGACGTCCTGTGGAGGCTTGCCAACCTCATGCACCAGGCTTCGATGCTCAAGATCTTCTGCATCTACACCTTGAGGAGGTTCTGACTTTCCTGTTATATCCAACGGCTGCAGCTGCTGTCGTAGCCTTCGTTTCTGCTCCATCTGTTTGCGGTAACTCTGAGAAAGGTCAATATTTTCTAGATATTCATCCCTTACTTTACTATCCTTATCCGAGGTTCCATCAATTGAAAGTTGTCTAGACATGCTTGGCCCAGGGTGAGATTTTGAGTCCAAAACATCCACCTCAGGCAGTTCACTTGACCTTACTGATGAGCCCTGAGACGTCCCTCTCACAGCATCATCCACCTCTTCCCTTTGACTATGATGAGAACCAATCCTGGATTTGGAGTGTTCTCTCTTTTGagtctctttctctgcctttaCATCTATATCTGTCTCTTTTGCAAATCCTGCACTTGGAGCAAATTCAGCAGGTTGGCTAATCCCAGAGCCTGGATCCTCCTCCAGACGCCCCCGTTTCTGTCGTATTGCTTTCCCCCCAGGATCACCAAACCGCCTCTTTCTCGCTTCAAGTTTGTCAGAATCTAGAAGGGAGTCTTTGCCATCACTACCAGagtcagattttaaatgtttctttgcCTTTCCTTTGCCATCCCTGTCTAGTGACTCGCTTTTACACTGATCGAGCCGCTCTCCCTTTTGAGGCTCAAGGCGAGTTACGTGGTCAGTAGGGGAAGGCTCTTTGTCCCCTTTATGCTTCTGTCGTTCTTGAATCTCCACGTCTGAAACCTTAACCTTGCCAGATCCCAAATCGAGAATCGCCTCTCTATCCGCTTCTGAAAGAGGTACACCGGGAGACTGCACTTTGCCTCTCCTTTGCTTTGCCTTCTCTCTGTCGGCCTTCTCTTTGCGTCTGCTGCGCTTCTTGTTCTCTGCTCCACTAACGCGCTCTGCCTCGACTTGCTCCATTTCTCTCTCCAGTCCTTCTGATTTGTAATCTACTGCCAATTTCTCAGACTTCTCCAAATGAGCCGGGGGTGGAGACAGCGAGCTGCAGCTTCCCGATCTTTCTGAGGAGTGCCTGTACACACGTCGTTCAGCGTCTCGTGACACGCGGTCTGACGGTGAGGGTGAAGCAGAGGGAGTCAGGGGACGCCGCTGATGAGACGGGCTCCATCGGCCTCGCTC from Carassius gibelio isolate Cgi1373 ecotype wild population from Czech Republic chromosome A22, carGib1.2-hapl.c, whole genome shotgun sequence encodes the following:
- the si:ch1073-335m2.2 gene encoding msx2-interacting protein isoform X5, with translation MDGLTRPSLDEEPFDIVALYRPFFPQAPLYAITVFGSHKIPPILYWEYLGSVTALKSSGSDSRERAYDHSPYGHHERSGSFERPRHYNTEYYRDRAMFPSGVSSSPAASTISSGFDAPESHFESRIRDSFTISSSARRDPYRDDRGRRTDRTYHHRRSRSSHSSQSRHPSPQRSTGQTPKAAHSPKRAPVSPGRGPRSHSRSPSSSSDSVSSTSSTGSGSSDSNSSSSEGSRARSVQSTATHAPPAPHALALDSDEPRRSFGIRVQNLPTRSTDTSLKDGLFHEFKKYGKVTSVQIHGELEERYGLVFFRQQEDQEKALGVSKGKLFFGMLIEVTAWNGPETESENEFRPLDGRIDEFHPKATRTLFIGNLEKTANYQQLLDVFQRFGEIVDIDIKRVNGVPQYAFVQYSDIASVCKAIKKMDGEYLGANRLKLGFGKSMPTACVWLDGLTSNITEQYLTRHFCRYGPVVKVVFDRLKGMALILFNNTDFAQAAVRETKGWKIGGNKIKVDFASQESQMAFYRSMQASGQDIRDFYDIPSDRREDRRTSYDFSAERAYYENVRTPGIYAEDPRRDYPARSRERYAELDHYQGEHYDPRYHEDPREYRDYRDPFEDIRKYSYIQRERERERFEAERGRWSPSHQRRPLTPSASPSPSDRVSRDAERRVYRHSSERSGSCSSLSPPPAHLEKSEKLAVDYKSEGLEREMEQVEAERVSGAENKKRSRRKEKADREKAKQRRGKVQSPGVPLSEADREAILDLGSGKVKVSDVEIQERQKHKGDKEPSPTDHVTRLEPQKGERLDQCKSESLDRDGKGKAKKHLKSDSGSDGKDSLLDSDKLEARKRRFGDPGGKAIRQKRGRLEEDPGSGISQPAEFAPSAGFAKETDIDVKAEKETQKREHSKSRIGSHHSQREEVDDAVRGTSQGSSVRSSELPEVDVLDSKSHPGPSMSRQLSIDGTSDKDSKVRDEYLENIDLSQSYRKQMEQKRRLRQQLQPLDITGKSEPPQGVDAEDLEHRSLVHEVGKPPQDVTDNSPPSKIKKQESFEMDMNAKRERIYRTVRQKSEDLEWNNTNSPRFQHAPQQREEEYADPHDQMTVRVVKEPLKPEDNAQTDQELGGKRMHTSQMSKISTCLQDDQQRSWESRLKQDLLPDFSRIAEKRRLNRKYLDYGLWPDLEPGEVRSDSEEDRENKPNSPAPSTSVSFSERHRPNRLSESKLMTSLERNKFCSFADDQTITPDTKALLERAKSLSSTREDNWSFLDYDQHFPSFSSRKDTEKVESTPRPTPSWYMKKKKIRSESDDKIEDRKEDPKPEEQERRELFASRFLHSSIFEQDSRRLQHLERKHEDPEHGVGYLYSQQGPAEGQPDPEPVVLFHSRFLELTRSQQQKNKEQSHHDSKQDESIDATKVSKTPEEEQAPQQQNATEHSIRQAEIKSVSPVQVPQTSPVQAPQISPPVLAAEESLPTVEAEIVDSVTRNLLYSSMEKDKEHEQPTVHPLQPLLEQLSEPNSSESQELKIPAEEMVLKADDSENAHDTTKVVADQLPSNETPKNNVQPEAEPPVMFPESPSPLPHIPSEQHEKEPEPPVAAEAESINADDQECPDNYTVEVVSSPPKSRNKRAKSSPTTPVTTTLPVTPDKQSTRKSERIDKEKLKRSSSPRGEAFKTTPESKSLSKSPVQGIEMEQGTEQSSQSGRARRRNVRSVYATPIEDETGLQPGKDAESPRGGRKRGLDRDVGSELEAVAAPPTLRRGRPPKNRRQAEDVPAGKVERSKSTESKDGSETSSEGVPKVGKGKFSPPTQKGVSPGNASASGIVKKGDKMEKLSESTKLINEENPPILKNLRIRLDVTEVKAMLQTSEEEPGTDESPKNSSPGVSSKDEVLEVKFENDAMDDVNCERETLPAAEKAIDPHVASLAQELELEQAVENIAKLTEDAPPLPFKSNLTKARRLAAEEPEHVSEEEKPANPSSETELAAAIDSIKSEDMDQIMNSVESGPDMQTLGPGSKESETCSSTAVVQEETVTTPRKGCKGRSKTSKKGKGQKAAGSKKEPIKDVVLKAENIPVKSMESVPAELPAATERSPASTAVVITSSSKQRVSLMDPNADISNEPESPLKTEIDISKSSPAISRSPTSSKCQPSSYKNTCPSLSPTRTCLKNLSSYPSRISVSQTERFNQPKEAGVLSPPLTSVAPMETSKLPSDTPAQDANSGDLRKILTKPRTVPVLEIGATSGKIHAHPLRESDITSDVVTSKSAPQDNRQLPVSAQPVVRQPASIPSPETKQIFSEKSVISVIASTPTSVISRVCNPPDAEEKSNAPIGNRLDKQPPKQIYQPSLEESSTYHGPAVGEEGGNAGRYIVESTSLSTGSSTGLRVQTSEGVVVLSHSGQKMEGPLRISAKISQIPPASAVDMESQQLVSMPQIKQELYSASQPPSSKCPLPSDHGNSIKSQPNVATIKQESALDKLESAYTPVQSGVVKILQQTPGPSQVMSYVEKPAWVPTISPAISPHLPSAAGNHVGFIAGTPTDRTSLIQPKQEPRSPRKSGHPHSPFPKVSSPMGSSSPKGVSVVLPPGLNPLSQYVSTVHHSEQSVIMPPHNPHGSIGRMSPHRVGAIGHLTQGEVRVNTPPLSMMNYGIHSESLTSSWAPGQQRPTSPQAIGNREMVLKVNPANARSPAAQLKQDSIPAEYRGALHSGLPLDRFNRDMRVLMHHQQSDRPTAELHQGHVPENIPPSSTAPSMAASLSPRPHLLAKAVSEKDSSKASELKRAQSPSSKEGMMAIRSAMPPMASPQRVQLITAGTGTSFPEYSTMYTNLRPAHAQFAENSPMGINQSAHSIPPSQGVQEPESSQAQAESKVELVGHQPVNMVQLLTKYPIVWQGLLALKNDTAAVQLHFLCGNKALGLRSLPLPETGGILRIVQRMRLEAQQLEGVARRMTGESDFCLLLAMPCGLDQEDVLNQTQALKSAFIHYLQAKLAAGIINVPNPGSNQPAYVLQIFPPCEFSESHLSRLAPDLLSQISSISPHLMIVITSV
- the si:ch1073-335m2.2 gene encoding msx2-interacting protein isoform X4 codes for the protein MVRETRHLWVGNLPEHVREEKIVEHFKRYGRVESVKVLRKRGSEGGVAAFVDFVDIKSAQKAHNAVNKMGDRDLRTDYNEPGSVPSAVRGLEDPTPSSSHGREVAGFSRSAVGPVYVPPVSLHTREGRYERRLDGGSDSRERAYDHSPYGHHERSGSFERPRHYNTEYYRDRAMFPSGVSSSPAASTISSGFDAPESHFESRIRDSFTISSSARRDPYRDDRGRRTDRTYHHRRSRSSHSSQSRHPSPQRSTGQTPKAAHSPKRAPVSPGRGPRSHSRSPSSSSDSVSSTSSTGSGSDSNSSSSEGSRARSVQSTATHAPPAPHALALDSDEPRRSFGIRVQNLPTRSTDTSLKDGLFHEFKKYGKVTSVQIHGELEERYGLVFFRQQEDQEKALGVSKGKLFFGMLIEVTAWNGPETESENEFRPLDGRIDEFHPKATRTLFIGNLEKTANYQQLLDVFQRFGEIVDIDIKRVNGVPQYAFVQYSDIASVCKAIKKMDGEYLGANRLKLGFGKSMPTACVWLDGLTSNITEQYLTRHFCRYGPVVKVVFDRLKGMALILFNNTDFAQAAVRETKGWKIGGNKIKVDFASQESQMAFYRSMQASGQDIRDFYDIPSDRREDRRTSYDFSAERAYYENVRTPGIYAEDPRRDYPARSRERYAELDHYQGEHYDPRYHEDPREYRDYRDPFEDIRKYSYIQRERERERFEAERGRWSPSHQRRPLTPSASPSPSDRVSRDAERRVYRHSSERSGSCSSLSPPPAHLEKSEKLAVDYKSEGLEREMEQVEAERVSGAENKKRSRRKEKADREKAKQRRGKVQSPGVPLSEADREAILDLGSGKVKVSDVEIQERQKHKGDKEPSPTDHVTRLEPQKGERLDQCKSESLDRDGKGKAKKHLKSDSGSDGKDSLLDSDKLEARKRRFGDPGGKAIRQKRGRLEEDPGSGISQPAEFAPSAGFAKETDIDVKAEKETQKREHSKSRIGSHHSQREEVDDAVRGTSQGSSVRSSELPEVDVLDSKSHPGPSMSRQLSIDGTSDKDSKVRDEYLENIDLSQSYRKQMEQKRRLRQQLQPLDITGKSEPPQGVDAEDLEHRSLVHEVGKPPQDVTDNSPPSKIKKQESFEMDMNAKRERIYRTVRQKSEDLEWNNTNSPRFQHAPQQREEEYADPHDQMTVRVVKEPLKPEDNAQTDQELGGKRMHTSQMSKISTCLQDDQQRSWESRLKQDLLPDFSRIAEKRRLNRKYLDYGLWPDLEPGEVRSDSEEDRENKPNSPAPSTSVSFSERHRPNRLSESKLMTSLERNKFCSFADDQTITPDTKALLERAKSLSSTREDNWSFLDYDQHFPSFSSRKDTEKVESTPRPTPSWYMKKKKIRSESDDKIEDRKEDPKPEEQERRELFASRFLHSSIFEQDSRRLQHLERKHEDPEHGVGYLYSQQGPAEGQPDPEPVVLFHSRFLELTRSQQQKNKEQSHHDSKQDESIDATKVSKTPEEEQAPQQQNATEHSIRQAEIKSVSPVQVPQTSPVQAPQISPPVLAAEESLPTVEAEIVDSVTRNLLYSSMEKDKEHEQPTVHPLQPLLEQLSEPNSSESQELKIPAEEMVLKADDSENAHDTTKVVADQLPSNETPKNNVQPEAEPPVMFPESPSPLPHIPSEQHEKEPEPPVAAEAESINADDQECPDNYTVEVVSSPPKSRNKRAKSSPTTPVTTTLPVTPDKQSTRKSERIDKEKLKRSSSPRGEAFKTTPESKSLSKSPVQGIEMEQGTEQSSQSGRARRRNVRSVYATPIEDETGLQPGKDAESPRGGRKRGLDRDVGSELEAVAAPPTLRRGRPPKNRRQAEDVPAGKVERSKSTESKDGSETSSEGVPKVGKGKFSPPTQKGVSPGNASASGIVKKGDKMEKLSESTKLINEENPPILKNLRIRLDVTEVKAMLQTSEEEPGTDESPKNSSPGVSSKDEVLEVKFENDAMDDVNCERETLPAAEKAIDPHVASLAQELELEQAVENIAKLTEDAPPLPFKSNLTKARRLAAEEPEHVSEEEKPANPSSETELAAAIDSIKSEDMDQIMNSVESGPDMQTLGPGSKESETCSSTAVVQEETVTTPRKGCKGRSKTSKKGKGQKAAGSKKEPIKDVVLKAENIPVKSMESVPAELPAATERSPASTAVVITSSSKQRVSLMDPNADISNEPESPLKTEIDISKSSPAISRSPTSSKCQPSSYKNTCPSLSPTRTCLKNLSSYPSRISVSQTERFNQPKEAGVLSPPLTSVAPMETSKLPSDTPAQDANSGDLRKILTKPRTVPVLEIGATSGKIHAHPLRESDITSDVVTSKSAPQDNRQLPVSAQPVVRQPASIPSPETKQIFSEKSVISVIASTPTSVISRVCNPPDAEEKSNAPIGNRLDKQPPKQIYQPSLEESSTYHGPAVGEEGGNAGRYIVESTSLSTGSSTGLRVQTSEGVVVLSHSGQKMEGPLRISAKISQIPPASAVDMESQQLVSMPQIKQELYSASQPPSSKCPLPSDHGNSIKSQPNVATIKQESALDKLESAYTPVQSGVVKILQQTPGPSQVMSYVEKPAWVPTISPAISPHLPSAAGNHVGFIAGTPTDRTSLIQPKQEPRSPRKSGHPHSPFPKVSSPMGSSSPKGVSVVLPPGLNPLSQYVSTVHHSEQSVIMPPHNPHGSIGRMSPHRVGAIGHLTQGEVRVNTPPLSMMNYGIHSESLTSSWAPGQQRPTSPQAIGNREMVLKVNPANARSPAAQLKQDSIPAEYRGALHSGLPLDRFNRDMRVLMHHQQSDRPTAELHQGHVPENIPPSSTAPSMAASLSPRPHLLAKAVSEKDSSKASELKRAQSPSSKEGMMAIRSAMPPMASPQRVQLITAGTGTSFPEYSTMYTNLRPAHAQFAENSPMGINQSAHSIPPSQGVQEPESSQAQAESKVELVGHQPVNMVQLLTKYPIVWQGLLALKNDTAAVQLHFLCGNKALGLRSLPLPETGGILRIVQRMRLEAQQLEGVARRMTGESDFCLLLAMPCGLDQEDVLNQTQALKSAFIHYLQAKLAAGIINVPNPGSNQPAYVLQIFPPCEFSESHLSRLAPDLLSQISSISPHLMIVITSV
- the si:ch1073-335m2.2 gene encoding msx2-interacting protein isoform X1; its protein translation is MVRETRHLWVGNLPEHVREEKIVEHFKRYGRVESVKVLRKRGSEGGVAAFVDFVDIKSAQKAHNAVNKMGDRDLRTDYNEPGSVPSAVRGLEDPTPSSSHGREVAGFSRSAVGPVYVPPVSLHTREGRYERRLDGSGSDSRERAYDHSPYGHHERSGSFERPRHYNTEYYRDRAMFPSGVSSSPAASTISSGFDAPESHFESRIRDSFTISSSARRDPYRDDRGRRTDRTYHHRRSRSSHSSQSRHPSPQRSTGQTPKAAHSPKRAPVSPGRGPRSHSRSPSSSSDSVSSTSSTGSGSSDSNSSSSEGSRARSVQSTATHAPPAPHALALDSDEPRRSFGIRVQNLPTRSTDTSLKDGLFHEFKKYGKVTSVQIHGELEERYGLVFFRQQEDQEKALGVSKGKLFFGMLIEVTAWNGPETESENEFRPLDGRIDEFHPKATRTLFIGNLEKTANYQQLLDVFQRFGEIVDIDIKRVNGVPQYAFVQYSDIASVCKAIKKMDGEYLGANRLKLGFGKSMPTACVWLDGLTSNITEQYLTRHFCRYGPVVKVVFDRLKGMALILFNNTDFAQAAVRETKGWKIGGNKIKVDFASQESQMAFYRSMQASGQDIRDFYDIPSDRREDRRTSYDFSAERAYYENVRTPGIYAEDPRRDYPARSRERYAELDHYQGEHYDPRYHEDPREYRDYRDPFEDIRKYSYIQRERERERFEAERGRWSPSHQRRPLTPSASPSPSDRVSRDAERRVYRHSSERSGSCSSLSPPPAHLEKSEKLAVDYKSEGLEREMEQVEAERVSGAENKKRSRRKEKADREKAKQRRGKVQSPGVPLSEADREAILDLGSGKVKVSDVEIQERQKHKGDKEPSPTDHVTRLEPQKGERLDQCKSESLDRDGKGKAKKHLKSDSGSDGKDSLLDSDKLEARKRRFGDPGGKAIRQKRGRLEEDPGSGISQPAEFAPSAGFAKETDIDVKAEKETQKREHSKSRIGSHHSQREEVDDAVRGTSQGSSVRSSELPEVDVLDSKSHPGPSMSRQLSIDGTSDKDSKVRDEYLENIDLSQSYRKQMEQKRRLRQQLQPLDITGKSEPPQGVDAEDLEHRSLVHEVGKPPQDVTDNSPPSKIKKQESFEMDMNAKRERIYRTVRQKSEDLEWNNTNSPRFQHAPQQREEEYADPHDQMTVRVVKEPLKPEDNAQTDQELGGKRMHTSQMSKISTCLQDDQQRSWESRLKQDLLPDFSRIAEKRRLNRKYLDYGLWPDLEPGEVRSDSEEDRENKPNSPAPSTSVSFSERHRPNRLSESKLMTSLERNKFCSFADDQTITPDTKALLERAKSLSSTREDNWSFLDYDQHFPSFSSRKDTEKVESTPRPTPSWYMKKKKIRSESDDKIEDRKEDPKPEEQERRELFASRFLHSSIFEQDSRRLQHLERKHEDPEHGVGYLYSQQGPAEGQPDPEPVVLFHSRFLELTRSQQQKNKEQSHHDSKQDESIDATKVSKTPEEEQAPQQQNATEHSIRQAEIKSVSPVQVPQTSPVQAPQISPPVLAAEESLPTVEAEIVDSVTRNLLYSSMEKDKEHEQPTVHPLQPLLEQLSEPNSSESQELKIPAEEMVLKADDSENAHDTTKVVADQLPSNETPKNNVQPEAEPPVMFPESPSPLPHIPSEQHEKEPEPPVAAEAESINADDQECPDNYTVEVVSSPPKSRNKRAKSSPTTPVTTTLPVTPDKQSTRKSERIDKEKLKRSSSPRGEAFKTTPESKSLSKSPVQGIEMEQGTEQSSQSGRARRRNVRSVYATPIEDETGLQPGKDAESPRGGRKRGLDRDVGSELEAVAAPPTLRRGRPPKNRRQAEDVPAGKVERSKSTESKDGSETSSEGVPKVGKGKFSPPTQKGVSPGNASASGIVKKGDKMEKLSESTKLINEENPPILKNLRIRLDVTEVKAMLQTSEEEPGTDESPKNSSPGVSSKDEVLEVKFENDAMDDVNCERETLPAAEKAIDPHVASLAQELELEQAVENIAKLTEDAPPLPFKSNLTKARRLAAEEPEHVSEEEKPANPSSETELAAAIDSIKSEDMDQIMNSVESGPDMQTLGPGSKESETCSSTAVVQEETVTTPRKGCKGRSKTSKKGKGQKAAGSKKEPIKDVVLKAENIPVKSMESVPAELPAATERSPASTAVVITSSSKQRVSLMDPNADISNEPESPLKTEIDISKSSPAISRSPTSSKCQPSSYKNTCPSLSPTRTCLKNLSSYPSRISVSQTERFNQPKEAGVLSPPLTSVAPMETSKLPSDTPAQDANSGDLRKILTKPRTVPVLEIGATSGKIHAHPLRESDITSDVVTSKSAPQDNRQLPVSAQPVVRQPASIPSPETKQIFSEKSVISVIASTPTSVISRVCNPPDAEEKSNAPIGNRLDKQPPKQIYQPSLEESSTYHGPAVGEEGGNAGRYIVESTSLSTGSSTGLRVQTSEGVVVLSHSGQKMEGPLRISAKISQIPPASAVDMESQQLVSMPQIKQELYSASQPPSSKCPLPSDHGNSIKSQPNVATIKQESALDKLESAYTPVQSGVVKILQQTPGPSQVMSYVEKPAWVPTISPAISPHLPSAAGNHVGFIAGTPTDRTSLIQPKQEPRSPRKSGHPHSPFPKVSSPMGSSSPKGVSVVLPPGLNPLSQYVSTVHHSEQSVIMPPHNPHGSIGRMSPHRVGAIGHLTQGEVRVNTPPLSMMNYGIHSESLTSSWAPGQQRPTSPQAIGNREMVLKVNPANARSPAAQLKQDSIPAEYRGALHSGLPLDRFNRDMRVLMHHQQSDRPTAELHQGHVPENIPPSSTAPSMAASLSPRPHLLAKAVSEKDSSKASELKRAQSPSSKEGMMAIRSAMPPMASPQRVQLITAGTGTSFPEYSTMYTNLRPAHAQFAENSPMGINQSAHSIPPSQGVQEPESSQAQAESKVELVGHQPVNMVQLLTKYPIVWQGLLALKNDTAAVQLHFLCGNKALGLRSLPLPETGGILRIVQRMRLEAQQLEGVARRMTGESDFCLLLAMPCGLDQEDVLNQTQALKSAFIHYLQAKLAAGIINVPNPGSNQPAYVLQIFPPCEFSESHLSRLAPDLLSQISSISPHLMIVITSV